From a single Eremothecium sinecaudum strain ATCC 58844 chromosome III, complete sequence genomic region:
- the RCK2 gene encoding serine/threonine protein kinase RCK2 (Syntenic homolog of Ashbya gossypii AAL029W; Syntenic homolog of Saccharomyces cerevisiae YLR248W (RCK2) and YGL158W (RCK1)), whose translation MITHLKNFWRRKPKNQNCQKGSENAGPYPWKALSSTTDGKQHGGTPEKLTTDLPLAHGNLQGSKNQGDVDEEESGDRKSSESLKPPVKEKYEEDVSEQRSGEKQSEGEDEDEEDEEPEEDFPAQKEITGYKLISKIGEGAFSEVYRALPLKHVLGSSKSRYKQVAIKIIHKQKLSSTDRSKGNDSGVKVATREQVLKEVSIHKMVSSGKHIVTFIEFQETEFLYCIVQELLVGGEIFGEIVKFTYFSEDLSRHVIKQLALAVKHMHTLGVVHRDIKPENLLFEPIELIPSPHPKLRKSDDPKAKLDEGVFRPNIGGGGIGVVKLADFGLSKQIFSSNTKTPCGTVGYTAPEVVKDERYSTKVDMWGIGCVLYTMLCGFPPFYDKQIDVLTELISRGQYTFLEPWWDEISNGAKNAVRKLLEVNPNNRYDIDEFLNDPWLNATNSSQDFPHPTPRSSHTRKPYKKDSALLYSPAAVVMRDAFDVSNAVQRKEEAKRHTPGGHALGALHESDEDTAKSTLNNLEQEAFNLCLDNSTIIQRRHRKNNLSPFGG comes from the exons ATGATTACA CACCTTAAGAACTTCTGGCGAAGAAAACCTAAGAATCAGAATTGCCAAAAGGGCAGTGAAAATGCCGGGCCGTACCCTTGGAAGGCTTTATCTTCGACTACGGACGGGAAACAGCATGGTGGGACACCGGAGAAGTTAACTACAGATCTTCCGCTGGCGCACGGCAATTTACAGGGTTCTAAGAACCAAGGTGATGTAGACGAGGAAGAATCTGGTGATAGGAAGTCCTCTGAGTCCTTGAAGCCTCCGGTAAAGGAGAAGTATGAGGAAGACGTTTCAGAGCAGAGAAGTGGAGAGAAGCAAAGTGAAGGcgaagatgaagatgaagaggatgaaGAGCCAGAGGAAGATTTCCCAGCTCAGAAGGAGATTACTGGGTACAAACTCATTAGCAAAATTGGCGAAGGAGCCTTCTCCGAGGTCTACAGAGCGTTACCCCTTAAACACGtgctgggctcttccaAATCCCGATACAAGCAAGTTGCCATAAAGATAATTCACAAGCAAAAGCTATCTTCGACCGACAGATCCAAAGGTAACGACTCAGGTGTCAAGGTTGCCACTAGGGAGCAGGTGTTGAAGGAAGTTTCTATTCACAAGATGGTCTCGTCTGGAAAACACATTGTAACGTTCATTGAGTTTCAGGAAACAGAATTCCTCTACTGTATCGTCCAAGAACTCCTTGTGGGAGGCGAGATTTTTGGTGAAATTGTCAAGTTCACGTACTTTTCTGAGGACCTCTCAAGGCACGTCATTAAGCAACTCGCTCTTGCAGTAAAGCACATGCACACTCTCGGCGTTGTCCATCGTGACATAAAGCCTGAAAATCTTCTATTTGAACCCATAGAACTGATCCCCAGTCCACATCCCAAGTTGCGCAAATCTGATGATCCCAAAGCCAAGCTCGACGAGGGAGTTTTCCGTCCAAATATCGGCGGCGGGGGTATTGGTGTCGTCAAACTCGCAGACTTCGGCCTCTCAAAGCAAATCTTCTCTTCGAATACTAAGACGCCCTGCGGAACCGTCGGATACACCGCTCCGGAAGTGGTGAAGGACGAGCGCTACTCCACGAAGGTAGATATGTGGGGAATTGGCTGCGTCCTCTACACCATGCTCTGTGGTTTCCCTCCCTTCTACGACAAGCAAATCGACGTGCTCACAGAACTCATCTCCCGGGGTCAGTATACCTTCCTGGAACCCTGGTGGGACGAAATTAGTAACGGTGCAAAGAATGCCGTCCGAAAACTCCTCGAAGTTAACCCAAATAACCGTTATGACATCGATGAATTCCTCAACGATCCCTGGCTAAACGCCACGAACTCATCCCAAGACTTCCCCCATCCAACTCCTCGCTCCTCTCACACCCGCAAGCCATACAAGAAGGACTCTGCTCTTCTTTATTCTCCGGCAGCTGTCGTAATGCGTGACGCGTTTGACGTTTCTAATGCCGTACAGCGTAAAGAAGAGGCGAAGCGGCACACTCCGGGTGGCCACGCACTAGGAGCGCTACACGAATCCGATGAAGATACAGCCAAATCTACGCTCAACAACCTCGAGCAAGAGGCATTCAATCTATGCCTCGACAATAGCACCATAATCCAGCGTCGCCACCGCAAGAATAACTTATCGCCCTTCGGCGGCTAA
- the IRC20 gene encoding E3 ubiquitin-protein ligase IRC20 (Syntenic homolog of Ashbya gossypii AAL030C; Syntenic homolog of Saccharomyces cerevisiae YLR247C (IRC20)) translates to MNGEQKLGDIRISVKENEVCTFDMCGSDAKGVDNTSVKQRRGLEKVLELLRVVVFFGDEETSYSDDSEANIQYLEIEEFSETYLTVTIGDKLVLKVDIGRWGYKEKEILKVVSQKCVEYELKAARWSKQRHLKDKTGLKKTKRNGNFVADRVPKIFPEIEVPVCVIRWNETGRWALELNLSLWFKENSINHFSMETVRFLDTLYSVAREPFMRQEITHHYIHGQFLHQTTSYTRKILNQPADLLETPWLNTKLLPFQKQSVKWMIDKETKMKRYSDVLRFLNERVSYGYEMLLNEWFWNKFSGYIITRADADALYQDYLKKEVSARGLLSEEMGLGKTIEVLALLLINPRQIPDASQQSYLCHSYGKEILKVKTNLIICPQSILQQWLDEIKLHIVDDFLTVYYYRGFIETKQELGTENISEIVKTLSKFDIIITTYTTVSAEIHYAAYSTLVRSRRHKAPKYDYSSPLSLMQFYRIILDEVQMLGSDSTNAARCTNLLHRVHTWGVSGTPIHSITDFKTVLSYLQIHPFSDFPKYIDAVSKNYKRINSQRKRSPNNVSIEEDRVFGIKFDVHDILDIVPRLDLCIRHAKHDIKDQIQIPKQHNYIVPLRFTPIEQDNYTNLWNTFLEAFGFDQNGQGTRHLEAAGLNHWLSELRKTCCHATMSNKQLLSDGNIGSGFSNAKKTGKALSLPNMDDILRTMTVNVQNSIDSLHNENYSLKIQSAQVLMELENKPREAILVLKEVEAKITAEMKNLGVDDTFVLPENKRLVSDDKDANQDVSKVNTKFRTYMDYLHQCYFFIATAYYFLGSKRLEAIDEENEKLKLTGKDENLKQYSDIYGEQEMKEIIEYQELEKNHYSKAETLRKRVLAVSAEKVESEINTLKKYFDNKRTIEKSDMQMIDFIFEDYSTKLTVATCYKNISALFKAMNEQAAQFNQLFNELKLTSFKPIAREYDETNEEDKAQEYENSINDQDKIFGLLDCLERILSNRDEIIHADETIKAHKNSLTTAEVLSPVHMEMLGNLKLVNGEPLRRIFAELKNISIVMNLASDTKKQQENFEGYLLSFEQQIGRIKKENAFMREMLKKINAIYNVKTSYFTQLQKISDSLVSLIQLEPGAKATILRNTKNDNLYLRNVKKISVLESRLKYLGTLTKLEAVMQNEQKINCAICLGKIVNGSIINCGHFFCQPCIKSWLKTKPSCPLCNSHAKLSEVYQFKFQEEESIEILEKGNAQIENAKSELKPSSSNNLIQFDDQSICSNYSDPVYWGKYKMYKHIDKIHQMVASVNYGSKVDFVIKLIKYLQLQHENTPGQKSPLQFVIYSQYTDLLDILGSVMKLNSINYVSTNKKNYKFSKVVENFKNNPDISCILLNVKLQANGLTLVNASHVFLLDPIINIGDELQAVNRIHRIGQKRETCVWNFIILNTVEENIIKYKSTLERKRLEDQKESMGIKNEDTLRSVSDEEDLTDSNEIDEKYNLNEMGDESVSEKHIWSCFFSS, encoded by the coding sequence ATGAATGGAGAACAGAAGCTGGGGGATATACGAATCTCTGTGAAAGAAAATGAGGTTTGTACGTTTGACATGTGCGGTTCTGACGCTAAGGGTGTGGATAACACCTCTGTAAAGCAGAGGAGGGGTTTAGAGAAAGTATTAGAGCTTTTACGAGTTGTTGTATTTTTTGGAGACGAAGAAACGTCATATTCTGATGACAGTGAGGCAAATATACAGTACTTGGAGATCGAGGAGTTCTCAGAAACTTATTTGACGGTTACTATTGGCGATAAGTTAGTCCTAAAAGTTGATATTGGCAGGTGGGGTTATAAAGAAAAGGAAATATTGAAGGTCGTTTCTCAGAAATGTGTTGAGTATGAGCTTAAAGCGGCGAGATGGAGTAAGCAGCGACATTTAAAGGACAAGACTGGTTTGAAAAAGACAAAGAGGAATGGAAACTTTGTTGCAGATAGGGTTCCAAAGATTTTTCCTGAAATAGAGGTTCCGGTGTGTGTTATTAGGTGGAATGAAACCGGAAGATGGGCGCTGGAACTGAATCTGTCGCTTTGGTTCAAAGAAAATAGCATCAATCACTTTTCTATGGAGACAGTAAGATTTCTAGATACCCTATATTCAGTTGCTCGAGAGCCATTTATGCGCCAGGAGATTACCCATCACTATATACATGGCCAGTTCTTGCACCAGACGACGAGCTACACTAGGAAGATTTTGAACCAGCCTGCTGATCTACTAGAGACACCTTGGTTAAATACAAAGCTACTGCCATTTCAGAAGCAGTCAGTAAAATGGATGATAGATAAAGAAACCAAGATGAAGAGATACTCTGATGTTTTGCGGTTCTTAAACGAACGCGTATCGTATGGTTACGAAATGCTTTTGAATGAATGGTTCTGGAATAAATTCAGTGGCTATATTATTACGAGAGCAGACGCTGATGCACTTTATCAAGACTATCTGAAGAAAGAGGTAAGCGCTCGTGGGCTTTTGTCAGAAGAAATGGGACTAGGTAAGACTATTGAGGTGCTAGCGTTGTTATTGATAAATCCACGCCAGATACCAGATGCCTCACAGCAAAGCTACTTATGTCATTCATATGGGAAGGAAATTTTAAAAGTAAAGACCAACCTTATAATATGTCCTCAGAGTATTCTACAACAGTGGCTAGATGAAATCAAATTGCACATAGTAGACGATTTCTTAACTGTGTATTATTATCGAGGTTTCATCGAAACCAAGCAGGAATTGGGGACAGAGAACATTTCTGAGATTGTCAAAACACTCTCCAAGTTTGATATTATCATTACAACTTATACCACTGTTTCTGCGGAGATTCATTACGCAGCGTATTCCACTTTGGTTAGATCACGTCGTCATAAAGCACCCAAGTATGATTATTCCTCACCGCTTTCGTTGATGCAATTTTATAGAATCATATTGGATGAGGTTCAAATGCTTGGGAGTGATAGTACGAACGCCGCACGGTGTACAAACTTGTTACATAGGGTCCACACTTGGGGAGTGTCTGGAACTCCTATACATTCAATTACGGATTTTAAGACGGTACTGTCGTATTTGCAAATACATCCTTTTTCTGACTTCCCAAAATACATTGATGCTGTATCGAAGAACTATAAAAGGATTAACAGTCAGAGGAAGCGTTCTCCAAACAATGTTAGCATAGAAGAAGACAGGGTTTTTGGAATTAAGTTCGACGTGCATGATATTTTAGATATTGTGCCGAGGTTGGATTTGTGTATTAGGCATGCTAAACACGACATAAAAGATCAAATCCAGATTCCAAAGCAGCACAACTATATTGTGCCTTTAAGGTTTACCCCTATCGAGCAAGATAATTACACAAACCTTTGGAATACGTTTTTGGAAGCTTTTGGATTTGATCAAAATGGCCAGGGTACAAGGCATCTTGAAGCAGCAGGTTTGAACCACTGGCTCTCCGAGCTGCGTAAAACATGCTGTCATGCAACTATGTCTAATAAGCAATTGCTCTCTGATGGTAACATTGGCAGTGGGTTTTCAAATGCCAAGAAAACGGGCAAGGCTTTGTCCTTACCTAATATGGATGACATCTTAAGAACCATGACTGTAAATGTCCAAAACTCCATAGATTCCTTACACAATGAAAACTATTCTTTGAAAATACAATCAGCGCAAGTACTAATGGAGTTAGAAAATAAACCTCGAGAAGCTATACTTGTATTAAAGGAAGTGGAGGCTAAAATCACTGCTGAAATGAAAAATCTCGGAGTTGATGACACATTCGTATTACCAGAAAACAAGCGTTTGGTTTCGGATGATAAAGATGCGAACCAAGACGTATCCAAGGTTAATACCAAATTCAGGACATATATGGATTATTTACATCAGTGTTATTTCTTTATTGCGACTGCCTATTACTTTCTTGGCTCAAAAAGATTGGAGGCTATTGATGAGGAAAATGAGAAACTTAAGCTGACTGGAAAGGATGAAAATTTGAAACAGTATTCTGATATCTACGGAGAACAAGAGATGAAGGAGATCATTGAGTACCAAGAATTGGAAAAAAATCATTACTCTAAGGCTGAAACATTAAGAAAGCGAGTTCTCGCTGTCAGTGCTGAGAAGGTTGAAAGTGAAATAAACACGCTAAAGAAGTACTTCGATAATAAACGAACAATAGAGAAATCTGATATGCAAATGATAGACTTTATATTTGAAGATTACTCTACAAAACTAACTGTTGCCACTTGTTATAAAAATATAAGCGCGCTCTTTAAGGCTATGAATGAACAGGCCGCTCAATTTAACCAACTTTTTAATGAATTGAAATTAACGTCGTTCAAACCAATTGCGCGTGAATACGACGAAActaatgaagaagataaagCCCAAGAGTATGAAAACTCAATTAATGACCAAGATAAAATATTTGGGTTACTAGACTGCTTAGAACGTATACTGTCGAATAGGGATGAAATAATTCATGCAGACGAGACGATAAAGGCTCACAAAAACTCACTAACCACTGCTGAAGTTCTTTCACCTGTTCATATGGAAATGTTAGGTAACCTAAAATTAGTGAATGGAGAACCTCTTCGACGCATATTTGCTGAGTTGAAGAATATATCTATAGTTATGAATCTTGCTTCAGATACTAAGAAGCAGCAAGAAAATTTTGAAGGTTATTTATTGAGTTTTGAACAGCAAATAGGTCGGATTAAGAAGGAGAATGCTTTTATGCGGGAAATGCTAAAAAAGATTAACGCAATTTACAATGTGAAGACAAGCTACTTTACCCAGCTTCAAAAAATATCTGACTCACTTGTATCTCTTATTCAACTTGAACCTGGAGCTAAAGCTACTATCTTACGGAACACAAAAAATGATAACTTATACTTGAGAAATGTGAAGAAGATATCTGTTCTAGAGTCACGTCTAAAATATTTGGGAACATTGACAAAATTAGAGGCCGTAATGCAAAATGAGCAAAAGATCAATTGTGCAATTTGCTTGGGTAAAATTGTGAATGGATCCATAATCAATTGTGGTCACTTCTTTTGTCAACCTTGCATAAAAAGCTGGCTGAAAACAAAGCCGTCTTGCCCGCTATGCAATTCTCATGCAAAATTATCAGAGGTGTACCAATTCAAATTCCAAGAAGAGGAAAGCATTGAAATACTAGAAAAGGGGAACGCTCAGATAGAAAACGCGAAAAGCGAATTAAAACCAAGTTCCAGTAATAACCTCATTCAATTTGATGATCAATCCATATGCTCTAATTACAGTGATCCCGTATATTGGGGTAAGTATAAAATGTACAAGCACATTGATAAGATCCATCAAATGGTAGCAAGTGTAAATTATGGATCTAAGGTTGATTTTGTTATTAAGTTGATCAAATATCTGCAATTGCAGCACGAAAATACCCCAGGGCAAAAATCCCCACTCCAATTTGTAATATACTCACAATATACCGATTTACTGGATATCTTAGGGAGTGTCATGAAACTTAACTCCATCAATTATGTATCAACGAACAAGAAGAATTACAAATTTTCCAAGGTTGTTgaaaactttaaaaatAATCCGGACATATCTTGTATTCTGCTAAATGTTAAACTTCAAGCTAATGGGTTAACTTTAGTTAATGCTTCACATGTGTTCTTACTAGACCCGATAATTAATATCGGGGATGAGCTTCAAGCTGTTAATAGAATCCACAGAATAGGACAGAAAAGGGAAACTTGTGTCTGGAATTTTATAATCCTGAATACTGTCGAAGAGAACattataaaatataaatcTACTCTTGAAAGGAAGCGGCTTGAAGATCAAAAGGAATCAATGGGTATTAAAAATGAAGATACATTACGCTCGGTTAgtgatgaagaagatttaACTGACTCTAATGAAATTGACGAGAAATATAATTTAAACGAAATGGGAGACGAAAGTGTATCTGAAAAACACATTTGGAGCTGCTTTTTTAGTAGCTAG
- a CDS encoding HCL112Cp (Syntenic homolog of Ashbya gossypii AAL028W; Syntenic homolog of Saccharomyces cerevisiae YLR249W (YEF3) and YNL014W (HEF3)): MSDSDQSIKVLGELLEKLSVATAENREATATEIASFLNGNIIEHDVPEEFFKNLKKAVGDKKTAAAALEAIAHIANESNLSPSVEPYIVDMVPDICGKCGDKDKDIQAIASKTLLAITKAIDAVAVKVILPHMTNALNSTSKWQEKVSILAAISSLVESCKTQVALRMPELIPALSEAMWDTKKEVKQAATATMTKSTETVENKDIERFIPKLIECIADPKEVPETVHLLGATTFVTEVTPATLSIMVPLLNRGLAERETSIKRKAAVIIDNMCKLVEDPQVVAPFLEKLLPGLKNNFATIADPEAREVTLRGLKTLRRVGNVSEDDVLPEVSHAGDVATTRAVFDELTKDKTIEPRFAPVVEYIAGIAGELIDERIIDQQAWFTHVTPYMTVFMHEREAKDIIDEFRKRAVDNIPVGPNFDDEEDEGEDLCNCEFSLAYGAKILLNKTQLRLKRSRIYGLCGPNGAGKSTLMRAIANGQVDGFPTQEECRTVYVEHDIDGTQADTSVLDFVYQGDVGTKEVITEKLREFGFSDEMIAMPIMSLSGGWKMKLALARAVLKNADILLLDEPTNHLDTVNVAWLVNYLKTCGITSIVVSHDSGFLDNVCQYIIHYEGLKLRKYKGNLSEFVKKCPSAKSYYELGASELEFRFPEPGYLEGVKTKQKAIVKVSNMSFQYPGTSKPQISGINFQCSLSSRIAVIGPNGAGKSTLINVLTGELLPTEGEVYTHENCRIAYIKQHAFAHIESHLDKTPSEYIQWRFQTGEDRETMDRANRQINEDDTQSMNKIFKIDGTPRRIAGIHSRRKFKNTYEYECSFMLGENLGMKSERWVPMMSVDNAWLPRGELIESHAKMVAEVDMKEALASGQFRPLTRKEIEEHCSMLGLDAELVSHSRIRGLSGGQKVKLVLAACTWQRPHLIVLDEPTNYLDRDSLGALSKALKAFEGGVIIITHSAEFTKNLTEEVWAVKDGLMTPSGHNWVSGQGSGPRIEKKEDEEDKFDAMGNKISGGKKKKKLSSAELRKKKKERMKKKKELGDAYVSSDDEL, translated from the coding sequence ATGTCAGATTCTGACCAATCCATAAAAGTTCTAGGTGAATTGCTCGAAAAGTTGTCAGTTGCCACTGCTGAAAACAGAGAGGCTACTGCAACTGAAATTGCATCCTTCTTGAACGGTAACATCATCGAGCATGATGTTCCAGAAGAGTTCTTCaagaacttgaagaagGCTGTTGGTGATAAAAAAACTGCCGCAGCAGCTTTAGAGGCTATTGCTCACATCGCAAATGAGTCTAACTTGTCTCCATCAGTTGAACCATACATTGTTGACATGGTTCCTGATATCTGCGGTAAGTGTGGTGATAAGGATAAAGACATCCAAGCTATTGCATCTAAGACTTTGTTGGCTATAACAAAGGCTATTGATGCTGTGGCTGTAAAGGTTATTTTGCCTCACATGACAAATGCTCTAAACAGCACTAGTAAGTGGCAAGAAAAGGTTTCTATTTTGGCTGCTATCTCTTCTTTGGTCGAGTCCTGCAAAACTCAAGTTGCCTTAAGAATGCCTGAGTTGATCCCAGCGCTATCCGAGGCTATGTGGGATACTAAGAAGGAAGTCAAGCAGGCGGCTACTGCCACCATGACTAAGTCCACTGAAACTGTTGAAAACAAGGATATCGAGCGTTTCATTCCAAAGTTGATCGAATGTATCGCTGATCCTAAGGAAGTTCCAGAAACCGTGCACTTGTTGGGTGCTACTACTTTCGTTACTGAAGTTACTCCAGCTACCTTATCTATTATGGTTCCATTGTTGAACAGAGGTTTGGCTGAGAGAGAAACATCTATCAAGCGTAAGGCTGCCGTTATTATTGACAACATGTGTAAGTTGGTCGAAGACCCACAAGTTGTTGCTCCTTTCTTGGAGAAGTTGTTGCCTGGTTTGAAGAACAACTTTGCTACTATTGCTGACCCAGAAGCCCGTGAAGTTACTTTGAGGGGTTTGAAGACCTTGAGACGTGTCGGTAACGTTAGCGAAGACGATGTCTTGCCAGAGGTTTCTCACGCCGGTGATGTTGCTACCACCAGAGCCGTGTTCGATGAGTTGACCAAGGACAAGACCATCGAGCCAAGATTTGCTCCAGTTGTTGAATACATTGCTGGTATTGCTGGTGAATTGATCGATGAAAGAATCATTGACCAACAAGCTTGGTTCACTCATGTTACCCCTTACATGACTGTCTTCATGCACGAGAGAGAAGCTAAGGACATCATCGACGAGTTCAGAAAGAGAGCCGTTGACAACATTCCAGTTGGTCCAAACTTTGACGACGAGGAAGACGAAGGTGAGGACTTGTGTAACTGTGAGTTCTCTTTGGCCTACGGTGCTAAGATCTTGTTGAACAAGACCCAATTGAGATTGAAGAGAAGCAGAATATATGGTTTGTGTGGTCCTAACGGTGCTGGTAAGTCTACCTTGATGAGAGCTATTGCTAACGGTCAAGTCGATGGTTTCCCAACCCAAGAAGAATGTAGAACTGTCTACGTCGAGCACGATATTGACGGTACTCAAGCTGATACCTCTGTTCTTGACTTCGTTTATCAAGGTGACGTTGGTACTAAGGAGGTCATTACTGAGAAGTTGAGAGAATTCGGTTTCTCCGACGAAATGATTGCTATGCCAATTATGTCCTTGTCTGGTGGTTGGAAGATGAAGTTGGCTTTGGCCAGAGCTGTGTTGAAGAACGCAGACATCTTGTTGTTGGATGAACCAACCAACCATTTGGACACTGTTAACGTTGCTTGGTTAGTCAACTACTTGAAGACCTGTGGTATTACTTCTATCGTTGTTTCTCACGACTCTGGTTTCTTGGACAACGTCTGTCAATACATTATCCACTACGAAGGTTTGAAGTTGAGAAAGTACAAGGGTAACTTGTCCGAATTCGTCAAAAAGTGCCCAAGTGCTAAGTCTTACTACGAATTGGGTGCATCTGAATTGGAATTCAGATTCCCAGAGCCAGGTTACTTGGAAGGTGTTAAGACCAAGCAAAAGGCTATCGTCAAGGTCTCTAACATGAGTTTCCAGTACCCAGGTACTTCTAAGCCACAAATCTCCGGAATTAACTTCCAGTGTTCTTTGTCCTCCAGAATTGCAGTTATTGGTCCAAACGGTGCTGGTAAGTCTACTTTGATCAACGTCTTGACCGGTGAACTATTGCCAACTGAAGGTGAAGTCTACACCCACGAGAACTGTAGAATTGCTTACATTAAACAACACGCTTTTGCACATATTGAAAGCCATTTGGACAAAACTCCATCCGAATATATCCAATGGAGATTCCAAACTGGTGAAGATAGAGAAACTATGGACAGAGCTAACAGACAGATCAACGAGGATGACACTCAATCTATGAACAAGATCTTCAAGATTGATGGTACTCCAAGAAGAATCGCTGGTATTCACTCCAGAAGAAAGTTCAAGAACACTTACGAGTACGAATGTTCTTTCATGTTGGGTGAAAACCTTGGTATGAAGTCCGAGAGATGGGTCCCAATGATGTCTGTTGACAACGCTTGGTTGCCAAGAGGTGAATTGATCGAATCCCACGCTAAGATGGTTGCTGAAGTCGACATGAAGGAAGCTTTGGCTTCCGGTCAATTCAGACCTTTGACCAGAAAGGAAATCGAAGAGCACTGTAGTATGTTGGGTTTGGATGCTGAATTGGTCTCCCACTCCAGAATTAGAGGTTTGTCCGGTGGTCAAAAGGTCAAGTTGGTCTTGGCTGCTTGTACCTGGCAAAGACCTCACTTGATTGTCTTGGATGAACCTACCAACTATTTGGACAGAGACTCTTTGGGTGCTTTGTCCAAGGCTTTGAAGGCTTTCGAAGGTGGTGTCATCATCATTACCCACTCTGCTGAGTTCACTAAGAACTTGACCGAAGAAGTCTGGGCCGTCAAGGACGGTTTGATGACTCCATCCGGTCACAACTGGGTCAGCGGTCAAGGTTCTGGTCCAAGAATCGAGAAGaaggaagatgaagaagacaaGTTCGATGCTATGGGTAACAAGATTTCTGGTGGtaagaagaagaagaagctaTCATCTGCTGAATtgagaaagaagaagaaggagagaatgaagaagaagaaggagTTGGGTGACGCATATGTTTCGTCTGACGACGAGTTGTAA